The segment CAACCCAAAATCCTGGATTTGAACGCCATCCTCTCAGATATAAAAAAAATGCTTTTGCGCATTATCGGCGAGGATATCGAACTGATCACCTCTCTGGACCCGGCCGCCGGCATGGTCAAAGCCGACAAGGGACAACTCGAGCAAGTCATCATGAATCTCACCATCAATGCCCGGGATGCCATGCCCCAGGGGGGCAGACTCCTCTTTGAAACCACCAATTGCCGAATAGACCAGCCTTATCTCCACCGGCACCCTATAGTGATCCCCGGAGAGTATACCCTGCTTACGGTTAGTGACAACGGGGAGGGCATGGATCAGGAAACCCAATCGCACATCTTTGAGCCTTTCTTTACCACAAAAGGACAGGGCAAGGGCACGGGATTGGGGCTTTCCACGGTTTACGGCATTGTTAAACAAAGCGGGGGGTATATTTGGGTTTATAGTGAATCGGGGAAAGGAACGACTATTAAAATCTTCCTTCCTCAAGCGACCGAGCCTTTCATTAAACCGGAAAGGACCGCGGAACCGCTCCATTCCCCCCAAGGCTCGGAAACTATTTTGTTGATTGAAGATGAACCCATGCTTCGAACTTCAATTAAAGAAGGCCTGGAAACCAGTGGTTATCATGTCCTGGATGCTTGTAACGGCAATCAGGCCCTGTTGATTTCCCAAAGGTATTCCCCCCTGATCCACCTGGTGTTAACCGATATGGTTATGCCCGGGATGAATGGCCGGGAAGCCGCCGAATCGTTGACCCTTATCCATCCTGAAGCCCGGGTCCTCTATATGTCTGGTTATACTGATGATGCCGTTATCCGCCACGGCCTCCTGAATGAAAAGACCGCCTTTCTCCAAAAACCCTTTACACCCAGGGAGTTGGCCTTAAAGGTGCGGGAAATATTAGACCTGCCGAAAAAGGATTTAAGGTTACTTGAAAAAACCGGGCTGATGGAACTTCCGGCCGCTGAAGGGACTTGAAATTATAGGAATGTCCTTTTGGGACGCAGACTGAAGCAAATTTTGAATATAAAGAATGATGGTCTCGTATTAACTCGTCATTCCCGCGAAGGCGGGAATGACGCAAATCGGCGCTTTTGGACTTCCAAATAACTTAGCTTTTTTATTGCCAAGTTATTTTCTGATACAGCGCCGCAATGCGGCGTTTCATAGCTTTTTACGAACGCAACAAGAATAGTTATCTGCGGGATCGGCTAAAATCTGCGTCCTAATTTGCATCTTGAAACTTTATCTTCAAACTAACCCCGACCCCCGATCCCCGACCCCTGAATGCTGTTTTCAAACTAACTCCCGGCCGGCCCGGCCTTCTTGACCTTGGTCGATACCTTATCCGCAAATTGTTTAAAATTTTCCTTGAATCTTTCGGCCAGGTCCCGGGCCTTGGTATCATAGTCTTTGGGCTTACGCCAGGTGTTTCGAGGGTTTAGTATTTCTTTTGGGACCCCTTCACAGGCTGTGGGAATGCGGAGATTGAAAATAGGATCCGTTTCAGTAGGCACATTGTCCAGCTTCCCATTCAAAGCCTGGTGGATCATCGCCCGGGTATAGGCGATTTTGAGCCGTTCCCCGAGCCCGAAAGGACCGCCGGAAAGCCCTGTATTAACCAGCCAGCATTTGACTTTATGTTTTTTGATCCTTTCCCCTAACAGCTCGGCATAGACCGTTGGGGGAAGGGCCATAAAGGGGGCACCGAAACAGGTACTGAAGGTGGCTTGAGGTTCTTTACCCAACCCCTTTTCCGTTCCGGCCACTTTAGCCGTATAACCGGAAAGGAATTGATACATGGCCTGTTCCGGGGTTAATCTGGCGATAGGGGGCAAAACCCCAAAGGCATCATAGGTCAGCATAATGATATTTTGAGGATGGCCGGCCAGACCGGAACGGATAGCCCGGCTGATATGGCTGATGGGATAGGCGGCCCGGGTGTTTTCGGTCAGAGAGCCATCGTTTAAATCGATCCGGCGGGTTTCATTATCAATGGCTACATTCTCCAGGATCGTTCCGAACTTTCTGGTGCACTCATAGATTTCAGGTTCGGCCTCTTCGGAAAGGCGAATGACCTTAGCGTAACAGCCCCCTTCAAAGTTAAAGATCCCTTTATCACTCCAGCCGTGTTCGTCATCGCCGATGAGTAACCTTTCCGGATCGGCGGACAGGGTGGTTTTCCCGGTACCGGACAGACCGAAAAATATGGCCACGTCTCCTTTCTGGCCCACATTGGCCGAACAGTGCATGGACATGACCTTTTCCTGGGGATAAAGGTAATTCAGGACGGTGAAGACCGATTTCTTGATCTCACCGGCGTAAATGGTACCACCGATCAAAATCAACCTTTTTCCGAAATTTACAATGATAAAGGCCTCGGAATTGGTTCCGTCCAATTCCGGCAGGGCATGAAATTTGGGAACGTTGATAATGGTAAATTTCGGGACATGATGGGCCAGCTTCGATGATTCCTTGATCTGGACGAACATATTCCTGGAAAATAGATTGTGCCAGGCGGTTTCCGTAATGATCCGGATCGGTACCTGGTATTTGGGGTCCGCTCCGGCATAGCAGTCCTGGACAAAGACATCCTTGCCCTGGAGATAAGCCAGCAGCCGGAA is part of the Deltaproteobacteria bacterium genome and harbors:
- the pckA gene encoding phosphoenolpyruvate carboxykinase (ATP); this encodes MNLGSRQAHYDLEHHGIKNIGTIYWNPTTPVLYEEIVRRREGVIAHLGPIVVRTGHHTGRSPNDKRIVREKTSSDKIWWSPVNVPMEPEKFEVLYFRLLAYLQGKDVFVQDCYAGADPKYQVPIRIITETAWHNLFSRNMFVQIKESSKLAHHVPKFTIINVPKFHALPELDGTNSEAFIIVNFGKRLILIGGTIYAGEIKKSVFTVLNYLYPQEKVMSMHCSANVGQKGDVAIFFGLSGTGKTTLSADPERLLIGDDEHGWSDKGIFNFEGGCYAKVIRLSEEAEPEIYECTRKFGTILENVAIDNETRRIDLNDGSLTENTRAAYPISHISRAIRSGLAGHPQNIIMLTYDAFGVLPPIARLTPEQAMYQFLSGYTAKVAGTEKGLGKEPQATFSTCFGAPFMALPPTVYAELLGERIKKHKVKCWLVNTGLSGGPFGLGERLKIAYTRAMIHQALNGKLDNVPTETDPIFNLRIPTACEGVPKEILNPRNTWRKPKDYDTKARDLAERFKENFKQFADKVSTKVKKAGPAGS